One Vallitalea pronyensis genomic region harbors:
- a CDS encoding methyl-accepting chemotaxis protein has protein sequence MQSLKDLLKELENDIEREIGKEIRMEYFRGKEKRIAQVIAKFQHHLLSQLFSMEVVESQINQSSEDIIRTIALQKETSDHMMATSLQLRSANDEGKKKVSHSLDVAKEIMESTNQLKSSSIGLTDTTNKAKNTVDTQISEVYDIINKIKKVSLTSQETVTSITDLGDAIIKISNILESVQTFYKQTKLLALNASIESARAGEAGKGFAIVAEEIRNLAEGSAKSIDEIVDIMKNIDELIDLVKDNSHEERIEIESTVTSAEKVNSSLSEITDAFSHIEHNLCIMNQALDHNNQLTESVNTSLSATEKAFAKVTEEIERINDDINRQYHHTDKISAIELILKDISKSLEIITHKYHLNLLSKAKEKIEEQSQSIIQTMEEKVIEQLLLEGTVNDSMEVHHQGKHQQILDNVLSDMPNIEAIWTNTLSGEFIYSNPPAGIKNASIRNWFHESRKGCNYISDPYISGISKSPCITISLPIKHNGMVKGILGIDVQIGFKV, from the coding sequence ATGCAAAGCCTAAAGGATTTATTAAAAGAGCTGGAAAACGATATTGAACGTGAGATTGGCAAAGAAATTAGAATGGAATACTTTAGAGGAAAGGAAAAACGTATCGCCCAGGTTATAGCTAAATTTCAGCACCATCTTTTATCACAGCTATTTAGTATGGAAGTGGTGGAATCACAGATTAACCAATCATCTGAGGATATTATTCGAACCATTGCACTTCAAAAAGAGACATCCGATCATATGATGGCAACGTCGTTACAGCTAAGGTCTGCTAACGATGAAGGGAAGAAAAAAGTCAGTCATTCTTTGGACGTAGCCAAAGAAATTATGGAAAGTACAAATCAATTAAAATCATCCTCCATAGGTCTTACAGATACCACAAACAAAGCAAAAAATACAGTGGATACCCAGATAAGTGAAGTCTATGATATCATCAATAAGATTAAAAAGGTGTCACTCACGTCTCAAGAAACAGTAACGTCCATAACGGATTTGGGGGATGCCATCATTAAGATTTCAAACATACTGGAATCGGTTCAGACATTCTATAAGCAAACCAAATTACTGGCTTTGAATGCTTCCATTGAATCTGCTCGTGCAGGGGAGGCGGGTAAGGGATTTGCTATTGTAGCGGAGGAAATACGTAACCTTGCAGAAGGCAGTGCCAAGTCTATTGATGAGATTGTAGATATCATGAAAAATATTGATGAACTGATTGACTTAGTCAAAGACAATTCCCATGAAGAGCGTATTGAAATTGAATCAACGGTGACATCGGCAGAAAAGGTGAATAGCAGCTTATCAGAGATTACAGATGCTTTTAGTCATATCGAACATAATCTTTGCATTATGAATCAGGCCCTTGATCACAATAATCAATTAACAGAATCCGTTAATACCAGTTTAAGTGCAACAGAGAAAGCATTTGCCAAAGTAACAGAAGAAATAGAAAGGATTAATGATGATATCAACAGACAATATCATCATACAGATAAGATCAGTGCCATTGAACTGATTCTTAAGGATATATCCAAGAGTCTTGAAATAATTACCCACAAATATCATTTGAATCTTCTGTCTAAGGCTAAAGAAAAAATAGAGGAGCAAAGTCAATCCATCATACAAACCATGGAAGAAAAAGTCATTGAACAACTATTATTAGAAGGTACGGTCAATGACTCCATGGAAGTACATCACCAAGGAAAACATCAACAGATATTAGATAATGTATTATCTGATATGCCTAACATTGAAGCCATATGGACCAATACCTTATCAGGTGAATTTATTTATTCCAACCCACCAGCAGGTATAAAAAATGCTTCCATAAGAAACTGGTTTCATGAGAGCCGAAAAGGTTGTAACTATATTTCTGATCCTTATATTTCTGGTATATCCAAATCCCCATGCATCACCATAAGCTTGCCCATTAAACATAACGGCATGGTAAAAGGCATACTGGGTATCGATGTGCAAATTGGATTCAAGGTATAA
- a CDS encoding SDR family NAD(P)-dependent oxidoreductase produces MKKTALITGASSGIGKELARIHASKGGNVIIVARRQDKLLELKKELEEKYKIHVMVIIKDLTNPESAYEVYNEIKTAGVEVDYLINNAGFGGRGKFHERKWEQDLAMINLNIVALTALTRLFLPDFIKRNKGRILNTSSTASLMPGPLQAVYYATKAYVTSFSNAISEELYDTNITVTALLPGATESEFAKTSGMDKTSLFAKTSSAYAVASAGYEGMLAGKLNVKAGLTFAQRILLRMAPVLPKKMLLKQIRIAQEVKG; encoded by the coding sequence ATGAAAAAGACAGCACTTATTACAGGGGCATCAAGTGGTATTGGAAAGGAACTGGCACGAATACATGCATCAAAAGGCGGGAATGTTATTATTGTAGCCAGACGTCAAGATAAGCTTTTAGAACTTAAAAAAGAACTGGAAGAGAAATACAAAATCCATGTGATGGTCATCATAAAAGATTTGACCAACCCAGAATCCGCTTATGAAGTCTACAATGAAATAAAAACAGCAGGGGTAGAAGTAGATTATCTGATTAATAATGCAGGCTTTGGTGGACGAGGTAAGTTTCATGAAAGAAAATGGGAACAAGACCTTGCCATGATTAATCTAAATATCGTTGCCTTAACAGCATTAACCCGCTTATTCTTACCAGATTTTATTAAAAGAAACAAGGGAAGGATTTTAAATACATCATCAACAGCATCCCTAATGCCAGGCCCGTTACAAGCCGTATACTATGCTACAAAAGCCTATGTAACATCCTTTAGTAATGCCATTTCAGAAGAGCTGTATGACACGAACATAACCGTAACAGCCTTACTGCCGGGAGCTACAGAATCTGAATTTGCAAAAACATCAGGTATGGATAAAACCAGCCTGTTTGCAAAGACAAGCAGCGCTTATGCCGTTGCAAGTGCCGGATACGAGGGCATGTTAGCAGGTAAATTAAATGTTAAGGCAGGTCTTACTTTTGCTCAACGTATCCTATTAAGAATGGCACCAGTACTACCTAAAAAAATGCTGCTAAAGCAAATTCGAATAGCCCAGGAGGTTAAGGGATAA
- a CDS encoding DMT family transporter codes for MDNKPKAVLFMLISAIAFAIMQTMVKLAGDIPTFEKVLFRNLVSLCVALYVMYRTKTPFFGKKEHQKYLLGRAFLGLGGVTFYFYAIHHLIMADAAMLNKLSPFFVTIFASLFLKEKLSKIQIPALIIVFVGAMLIIKPQFSLEILPTAAGLLSAICAGGAYTIVRLLKNKENPSTIVFYFSFVSVIVMIPLSIINFQMPVGMQWVYLIGTGIFAAMGQYGLTIAYKYAPASEVSIYIYTSIIFSAIMGFLLWGELPGLLSLLGSVLIIVTAVVLYLHQTNHWGKSTAESNNM; via the coding sequence ATGGACAACAAACCAAAAGCCGTACTGTTTATGTTAATTTCAGCAATAGCCTTTGCAATCATGCAGACCATGGTTAAATTAGCTGGTGATATACCAACCTTTGAGAAAGTTTTATTTCGGAATTTAGTAAGTTTATGCGTAGCCTTGTATGTGATGTACCGTACCAAGACACCATTTTTTGGTAAGAAAGAGCATCAGAAATATTTGTTGGGAAGAGCTTTTCTAGGATTGGGAGGCGTCACATTTTATTTTTATGCCATTCATCATTTAATCATGGCAGACGCCGCAATGCTGAACAAGCTGTCTCCCTTTTTTGTCACTATTTTTGCTTCACTTTTTCTAAAAGAAAAGCTGAGTAAGATTCAAATACCAGCGCTGATCATCGTATTTGTGGGAGCCATGCTCATTATTAAACCGCAATTTAGTTTAGAAATCTTACCGACGGCTGCTGGCCTTCTTTCTGCTATATGTGCTGGAGGGGCTTATACCATCGTACGTTTGTTGAAAAATAAAGAAAACCCATCTACCATCGTTTTTTACTTTTCCTTTGTCTCTGTGATTGTCATGATTCCATTGAGCATCATTAATTTTCAAATGCCCGTGGGCATGCAGTGGGTGTATTTGATTGGGACAGGAATCTTTGCTGCAATGGGTCAATATGGGTTGACAATTGCCTATAAATATGCGCCAGCATCTGAAGTATCCATTTATATCTATACCAGTATTATTTTTTCTGCCATAATGGGCTTTCTATTGTGGGGAGAATTACCAGGCTTACTTAGTTTGTTAGGTAGTGTGCTCATTATTGTAACAGCTGTTGTTCTATATTTGCATCAAACGAATCATTGGGGTAAATCAACAGCTGAGAGCAACAACATGTGA
- the amrA gene encoding AmmeMemoRadiSam system protein A encodes MDALKRIMFAPHPPILIHEIGQGREREASQTLDGLTKVAELIGDIQPKLLITITPHGNVFNNGICILNEKEVTGHFGMFGAHAIHMEKSIDLGFNEQLEKAFIKHDISYLLLDQESAKDYGVEVALDHGCMVPYHFIDQVYRDYQIIHITVGLLSLKALYQIGVIIGEVVEKYGEDTVILASGDLSHALKSDGPYNYHPDGPTFDQLLVESLENSDYEALLTMDYKLHENAQVCGLRSFIMALGAVDLVESTSEVFSYEGPFGVGYLTGQVHILNKKLESLLEKVNRVKADKMVEIFDREEDYIKLARASINAWVKEHKTLDWDAFKDKLQPHVVERLENNRAGAFVSIHKDHQLRGCIGTIQATQDTLAQEIIHNAVSAASSDFRFSPVQERECYDLEVKVDILHEIEPIQNKDQLDVSKYGVIVEKAHKRGLLLPNLDGVDSIHQQINIAKQKAGIEQHEDAQLYRFEVERHEI; translated from the coding sequence ATGGATGCATTAAAAAGAATTATGTTTGCACCCCACCCACCCATACTTATACATGAAATTGGTCAAGGGAGAGAAAGAGAAGCCTCTCAGACCTTGGATGGCTTAACGAAAGTGGCAGAGCTTATAGGTGACATCCAACCCAAACTACTGATTACCATAACCCCTCATGGTAATGTATTCAACAATGGTATATGCATACTTAATGAAAAGGAAGTTACAGGTCACTTTGGTATGTTTGGTGCTCATGCTATCCATATGGAGAAATCCATTGATTTAGGTTTTAATGAACAGTTAGAAAAGGCATTCATTAAGCATGACATATCTTATCTCTTACTGGATCAAGAGTCAGCCAAAGACTATGGTGTAGAGGTAGCGTTAGACCATGGCTGCATGGTACCCTATCATTTTATCGATCAAGTCTATAGGGATTATCAGATTATTCATATCACAGTGGGACTACTAAGTTTAAAGGCACTTTATCAAATAGGTGTTATTATTGGTGAGGTTGTTGAGAAGTATGGGGAAGATACGGTTATTTTAGCCAGTGGCGATTTATCACATGCACTAAAATCAGATGGTCCCTACAACTATCATCCAGATGGACCAACGTTTGACCAACTCCTTGTGGAATCGCTGGAAAATAGTGATTATGAGGCATTATTAACCATGGATTATAAGCTCCACGAAAATGCTCAAGTTTGCGGCCTAAGAAGCTTTATCATGGCATTAGGTGCTGTGGACCTTGTAGAAAGCACATCAGAGGTATTTTCCTATGAAGGACCCTTTGGTGTGGGTTACTTAACAGGGCAAGTTCATATTTTGAACAAAAAATTAGAGAGTTTGCTAGAAAAAGTGAACCGTGTTAAAGCAGATAAAATGGTGGAAATATTTGATAGAGAAGAGGATTATATCAAGCTGGCAAGAGCATCTATAAACGCATGGGTTAAAGAGCATAAAACCTTAGACTGGGATGCGTTTAAGGACAAGTTACAGCCACATGTTGTGGAACGGCTTGAGAATAATCGAGCAGGAGCGTTCGTTTCAATTCATAAAGACCACCAATTAAGAGGCTGTATAGGTACCATACAAGCAACACAAGACACCCTTGCTCAGGAAATCATCCATAATGCTGTTTCAGCCGCATCATCTGATTTTCGTTTTAGCCCTGTTCAAGAAAGGGAGTGCTACGATTTAGAGGTTAAAGTAGATATATTACATGAGATTGAGCCCATTCAGAATAAGGACCAATTAGATGTGAGCAAGTATGGTGTCATTGTAGAAAAAGCCCATAAAAGAGGGCTGCTGCTACCCAATCTTGATGGTGTAGATTCTATTCATCAGCAGATAAATATAGCCAAGCAAAAAGCTGGTATAGAACAACATGAAGACGCACAATTGTACCGATTTGAAGTAGAGAGGCATGAGATATAA
- a CDS encoding response regulator transcription factor: MLRLLIVDDEKQIREGLGNTINWKDVGIEHVYTAANGYEAFKVVCDKKPHIIITDIRMPVMDGLELCQLVKEAYPSIKIILLSGYSDFSYAKQGIVIGVNNYFTKPVNIETLLVFVQTLVSDIKREQIEKNTFKQKIFTYLSMNEEQESTAILNQLCLQENIPRHKNRLFCIMVEFDQYENLETDYDKATRLSIKRTIKKVVCETFTEPMHSFHFSSQQDNQLAFYVFCNTYDHVQAFKDEVTHRVEEIRSLVEQEQLSLTFGISKTYSKFNFQKAFLDAKDCLAYKFFMGYGKLIFSESMDQDPFKTHKKITLNHDDIAQGIKALSYEKLIQGVQSLFDAIRTASDADEVKGFLTYLIGAIGNEMKTIYKQMHIIDDMVEGYCSKIKQSETIMDCFNIVETFCIDGLEKSNHNLIHSNNNLIGIALDYMHKNYRDHISIETVSHYIDRNANYFCHLFKKETGVSIQDYINAIRIKQSKQLLKNTSLMAYEIADQVGFSSYKYYYNCFKKNVGLTPTQYRNKTFHADTKYI; this comes from the coding sequence ATGTTGAGATTATTAATCGTAGATGATGAAAAGCAGATTCGTGAAGGATTGGGTAACACCATAAACTGGAAAGATGTAGGTATCGAGCATGTATATACGGCAGCTAATGGCTATGAGGCATTCAAAGTTGTATGCGATAAGAAACCACATATTATTATCACAGATATAAGGATGCCTGTTATGGATGGTCTTGAGTTATGTCAATTGGTTAAAGAGGCGTATCCTTCTATTAAGATTATCCTTTTAAGCGGGTATTCTGATTTTAGTTATGCGAAACAAGGCATTGTCATCGGTGTCAATAACTATTTTACAAAGCCGGTCAATATTGAGACCCTATTGGTGTTTGTACAAACCTTAGTATCGGATATTAAGCGAGAGCAAATAGAAAAAAATACCTTTAAGCAGAAAATATTCACCTATTTATCCATGAATGAAGAACAAGAGTCTACGGCCATTCTGAATCAGTTGTGTTTACAAGAGAACATACCACGTCATAAAAATCGATTGTTTTGTATCATGGTTGAATTTGATCAATATGAAAACCTCGAAACAGATTATGATAAGGCAACACGATTAAGTATCAAACGTACCATAAAAAAAGTTGTGTGTGAAACATTTACAGAGCCCATGCATAGCTTTCACTTTTCTTCACAACAAGATAACCAATTAGCTTTTTATGTCTTCTGTAACACCTATGATCATGTTCAAGCATTCAAAGATGAGGTGACACATCGAGTAGAAGAAATACGATCTCTAGTGGAGCAAGAGCAATTGTCCTTAACCTTTGGCATTAGTAAAACCTATTCTAAGTTTAACTTTCAAAAAGCTTTCTTAGATGCTAAGGATTGTTTAGCGTATAAGTTCTTTATGGGTTATGGTAAACTTATTTTCTCAGAATCCATGGACCAAGACCCATTCAAAACCCACAAAAAAATAACGTTAAATCATGACGATATCGCTCAAGGCATTAAAGCACTGAGCTATGAAAAATTAATACAGGGTGTACAAAGTCTATTTGATGCAATAAGAACAGCATCAGATGCGGATGAAGTGAAGGGTTTTTTGACCTATCTTATAGGTGCCATTGGTAATGAAATGAAGACCATCTATAAGCAAATGCATATCATTGATGACATGGTAGAGGGTTATTGTTCGAAGATAAAGCAAAGTGAAACCATTATGGATTGCTTCAACATTGTAGAAACCTTTTGCATCGATGGTTTAGAAAAAAGTAATCATAATCTTATCCATTCAAACAATAATCTAATTGGTATAGCCCTTGATTACATGCATAAAAATTATCGCGACCACATATCCATTGAGACGGTTTCACATTATATTGATAGAAACGCCAATTATTTTTGCCATCTGTTTAAAAAGGAAACGGGTGTGTCTATACAAGACTATATCAATGCCATTAGAATAAAGCAATCCAAACAATTATTGAAGAATACTTCCCTTATGGCATATGAAATTGCAGATCAAGTTGGTTTTAGTAGTTACAAATATTATTATAATTGCTTTAAGAAAAATGTAGGTCTAACACCTACTCAGTATAGAAATAAGACATTTCATGCAGATACAAAATACATATAA
- the amrS gene encoding AmmeMemoRadiSam system radical SAM enzyme, with protein MKEALCYAKEKDMKVHCFLCPHHCRIKEGNKGLCDVRENIRGTLYTLNYGELSAIDIDPIEKKPLYGFMTGTKTLSIGSYGCNFRCSFCQNYSIAKELPSTVYKSPDDMVSLAIESKVPSISFTYNEPTIFYEYMLDTAKLAKAKGLKTIMVTNGFITQEALEQLLPYLDAMNIDLKTFDNNTYRKFCNGELEPVKATIKIAYKHVHVEVTTLVVTDMNDNQEELTALCKWLGGVDHNIILHLSRYFPRYKYHAPETDTGFLWDIGEEARKYLKHVYIGNV; from the coding sequence ATGAAAGAAGCATTATGTTATGCAAAAGAAAAAGATATGAAAGTACATTGTTTTTTATGTCCGCATCATTGCCGTATAAAAGAAGGGAATAAAGGTCTGTGTGATGTTCGGGAAAATATAAGGGGTACGTTATACACATTAAATTATGGAGAACTGAGTGCTATTGATATAGACCCCATTGAGAAAAAACCTTTATACGGTTTTATGACGGGTACAAAAACCTTATCCATTGGTAGTTATGGATGTAATTTTAGGTGCAGTTTCTGTCAAAATTATAGTATTGCAAAAGAGCTGCCATCAACAGTCTATAAATCCCCAGATGACATGGTATCATTAGCTATAGAAAGTAAGGTACCTTCCATATCCTTTACGTATAATGAACCCACCATTTTCTATGAGTATATGCTGGATACAGCTAAGTTGGCTAAAGCAAAAGGTTTGAAAACAATCATGGTTACCAATGGTTTTATCACACAAGAAGCGCTTGAACAGTTGCTGCCTTATTTGGATGCTATGAATATTGATTTAAAAACCTTTGACAACAACACTTATAGAAAGTTTTGTAATGGTGAGCTGGAACCTGTTAAAGCAACCATAAAAATTGCTTACAAACATGTGCATGTTGAGGTGACGACACTGGTGGTGACGGATATGAATGATAACCAAGAGGAGTTAACTGCTTTATGTAAGTGGCTAGGGGGTGTTGATCATAATATAATATTACACTTGTCACGGTATTTTCCAAGGTATAAGTACCATGCCCCTGAAACAGATACAGGATTTTTATGGGATATTGGTGAAGAAGCAAGGAAGTATTTGAAACATGTGTATATCGGTAATGTTTAA
- a CDS encoding DUF624 domain-containing protein: MGPHHGTKIEKSIGSLAWQLTKHVSTCCGIGVVFFLCNVHILFPLLISHDLKRITDLGLLAPVLFITVPPAYTAVLYTVHRFLQGDDTWTVIIFLRAYKSKFKQAFLIGLMVIFMLTSLYVYGVLLISYGAPIFLRAVPYGLMLFIVLMAIQVFPMIAHGTMATYALFKLALYYTIKRVYIPVLMLLCCFISLFLFDVMPLSIVVSPVVMAYIQMVLYRPIYKEIRYNNERENDSPPTSHT; this comes from the coding sequence ATGGGACCACATCATGGTACCAAAATAGAAAAATCTATAGGTTCATTGGCATGGCAGCTAACAAAGCATGTATCAACATGTTGTGGGATAGGCGTCGTATTTTTTCTATGCAATGTTCATATCCTTTTTCCCTTATTGATATCACATGATTTAAAAAGAATCACGGACTTAGGTCTATTAGCACCTGTTCTATTCATCACAGTGCCACCAGCTTATACGGCAGTTTTGTATACCGTTCACCGCTTCTTACAAGGTGATGATACATGGACAGTCATTATTTTTTTGAGGGCATATAAAAGTAAGTTCAAGCAAGCCTTTTTGATAGGATTAATGGTGATATTTATGCTTACCAGCTTGTATGTGTATGGCGTTTTGTTAATAAGCTATGGTGCTCCTATTTTCTTGCGTGCTGTTCCTTATGGGTTGATGCTCTTTATTGTGTTGATGGCTATTCAAGTATTTCCAATGATAGCTCATGGGACTATGGCAACCTATGCTTTATTTAAATTAGCTCTGTACTATACAATCAAAAGGGTCTACATACCAGTGCTTATGCTGTTATGTTGTTTTATCAGTTTATTCTTGTTTGATGTGATGCCCCTTTCCATTGTTGTTTCACCTGTCGTTATGGCGTATATTCAAATGGTATTGTATAGACCCATCTATAAAGAGATTCGCTATAATAATGAAAGGGAAAATGACAGCCCTCCCACGTCACATACTTAG
- the chrA gene encoding chromate efflux transporter — MKKESLDKSTHQVRWGSYLKDVLICSLGAYGGPEAHYGVFTDQMVIKKDYLREEELVELIALCSILPGPTSTQTIVAIGYKTGGPLLAFLTMLVWALPVLTIMSLLSFLYLFLDRINVSQDGLRYIGPMAVGFIIVAAFRIGKKVIVDRLSLFLLLMGGITTYFIRDPWIFPLVLILGGVVSVMTSGEKNIWNRIKLDPPWPYFIAFATFAIGSLVAVMIWDNRILQLFERFYRYGYLVFGGGQVVVPVMHSELVDINHFLTNQEFLTGYGLVQGLPGPMFSFSAYAGGMAARGGSTLTQVFGSIAGGIGIFLPGLLLIYFIYPIWENLKKIRGIKVSLKGINAVAGGLISVSAVILMQKSGFMIDNILVTLLTVALLLTRKLPTPLIVVLVLIAGFLI, encoded by the coding sequence ATGAAAAAAGAATCATTAGATAAAAGTACACACCAAGTTCGTTGGGGCAGCTATTTAAAAGATGTCTTAATCTGCTCGCTTGGGGCATATGGTGGACCTGAAGCCCACTATGGTGTTTTTACCGATCAAATGGTCATCAAAAAAGATTACCTACGTGAAGAAGAATTGGTGGAACTGATTGCTCTTTGCAGCATCCTACCAGGACCAACCAGTACACAAACCATTGTTGCAATTGGTTATAAAACAGGTGGACCACTGTTAGCCTTCTTGACCATGTTGGTATGGGCGTTACCTGTTCTAACGATTATGAGCTTACTTTCATTTCTATACCTATTCTTAGACCGTATAAATGTGTCACAAGATGGTCTACGGTACATCGGACCAATGGCCGTTGGTTTTATCATTGTTGCTGCTTTTAGAATAGGCAAGAAAGTCATTGTTGATCGACTATCATTGTTTCTACTGCTGATGGGCGGTATAACCACCTATTTCATTCGAGACCCATGGATTTTTCCTTTGGTGTTAATCTTAGGTGGTGTGGTTAGCGTTATGACATCTGGCGAAAAAAACATTTGGAATCGTATCAAATTAGACCCGCCATGGCCTTATTTCATTGCTTTTGCTACCTTTGCCATTGGCAGCCTTGTTGCCGTTATGATATGGGATAACCGAATTCTCCAACTGTTTGAAAGATTTTACCGCTATGGCTACTTGGTTTTTGGCGGTGGTCAGGTAGTGGTGCCTGTCATGCACAGTGAGCTGGTTGATATTAATCACTTTTTAACCAATCAAGAATTTCTAACGGGTTATGGGCTGGTACAAGGTTTACCTGGTCCAATGTTTAGTTTTAGCGCTTATGCAGGGGGCATGGCTGCTCGAGGTGGCAGTACATTAACCCAAGTATTTGGCTCCATTGCCGGCGGTATCGGTATCTTTTTACCAGGTCTACTTCTCATTTATTTTATTTATCCCATATGGGAAAATCTTAAGAAGATTCGAGGCATAAAAGTTTCTTTGAAAGGTATTAACGCTGTGGCTGGTGGTTTAATTTCCGTATCTGCCGTCATTTTAATGCAAAAGAGCGGATTCATGATAGATAATATACTCGTTACCTTGCTTACCGTTGCACTCCTTCTAACAAGAAAACTGCCGACACCTTTGATTGTTGTACTGGTTCTAATCGCTGGTTTTCTTATATAG
- a CDS encoding TetR/AcrR family transcriptional regulator, with translation MTFERARSKENKEIRLKQIKEAAIRLFDKIPYHEISLSKIGKEINFTRGNLYKYISSKEDIYIYIIIDEFKVLLEEMKEELILEEKLDTKSFAKKWAMVLNNHPRFLKLVSLLFTIIEQNAHTAILITFKNYLVEVNHIMFRIFTHNFPEFTQAEIGKLFDYSFSMIIARYAICNPTKNQIEAAKLSNYNYTFPNFVDSMSDAIVLLINGIKLSKI, from the coding sequence ATGACTTTTGAACGTGCTAGAAGCAAAGAAAATAAAGAAATTAGGTTAAAACAAATAAAAGAAGCCGCTATTAGACTATTTGATAAAATACCCTATCATGAGATTTCTTTATCAAAAATTGGAAAAGAAATCAATTTTACACGGGGTAATCTCTATAAATATATTTCATCCAAAGAAGATATCTATATTTATATTATCATAGACGAATTCAAAGTATTATTGGAAGAAATGAAAGAAGAATTAATACTGGAAGAAAAGCTGGATACCAAGTCATTTGCTAAAAAATGGGCCATGGTACTGAATAACCATCCCAGATTTTTAAAGCTGGTATCGTTGTTATTTACAATCATTGAGCAAAATGCTCATACAGCTATTTTGATTACATTTAAGAATTATCTTGTAGAGGTTAATCATATCATGTTTCGTATATTTACACATAATTTTCCTGAATTTACCCAAGCTGAGATAGGTAAGTTATTTGATTATTCCTTTTCTATGATTATTGCTAGATATGCCATCTGTAACCCTACAAAAAATCAGATTGAAGCCGCAAAACTTTCTAATTACAATTATACCTTCCCAAATTTTGTAGACTCCATGAGCGATGCTATTGTGTTATTGATTAATGGTATCAAACTTTCAAAAATATAA